The DNA sequence ATAAATCGCAGGCTTCCCGTCTGTCCACTCGCTTTGTAAAATGAAGTGCTTTTCTTTCTTATAATTTTGTGATGGATCTGTCTGTGAATTGTCATTCCTGACCACAACTAGTAGTGATGCGCTGTGACCAAAGCCTACGTCCCCACTCCCTTACATAGTAGCAGAGTTCGATTTTTCATACAGTTCTGTAGTTTGAGGTCTTGGCGATTATTGCCTCGgactttgatttttttgtttttcgTAGTTCTTTTGTTTCTTCATTGCATGTTGATATACTGGTGTAAATTGTGGAATTCTTATtattattttgtaaatttgataAAGTTATTTAAATGAAAATGTTGAAACTAAGTCTACCGCAAAACACTCAACATATTGCACTCAAGCACATTATTGAGACATGCTGCTTCAAAATTATCGAGGATTACTAATGTCGGTCATTACATGAATTTACAAGTTAGGTTGTGTGCAATTATGCATTGTCACACTTGACATTATTGCTTGGcaatttttgattaattttttttgttttatagGAGCTTTCTGAACTTAAGAAGTCGCTCAATGTTGAAGTGGATCAACTCCGATCGGTGAGGGACAGATGGGCAGTGTGTTCATTATTGGGCTTTGATTTTTCATTTGTAGCAGGAACTAATGTTATCTAACTGGATTAAACCAGGAATTCCAAGAATTGAGAACCACTCTTAAGCAACAACAAGAGGATGTTACTGCAAGCTTGAAGAATCTGGACGTAAGCTATCTTAAGTTGCATTAACACCTACTCATTTACATGTAGAAGTCTTTTGAATTCATAATCTGATTCCTTTGAACTCTTGTAGCTACAAGATGTTCCTGGAGAAGCCAAGGAGGCTGAAGTTCTGAAAGTTGAAAGCAACGATGAAAAAGCACAGGATTTGCCTACAGCGAATGACGATAACGAAACTAAAAAGTAGCCTTTCACTGCTTTTTCTACAAAGATGTTTCTCATCAATTAAGTTGACAAGGAAGTCAGACTTCTACCCAAAGTATTTCGCTTGGGTACTTTCGGAGTACTATCTATTCAGCATTTTGATGCATGTTAGTCCAGGAGATTTATTTTAACCTTTTCATTTAAGAACTTTATCAAACTAGCTAGTGTTTGAAGACTGCAGTTCCcgtaattatatatttttatgaaAAGCTGAATTATGTGGGCTTTCTTTAGCTTTCGTTAGCCTGCAATCCCTCAACTAAAATGGTTTCCATTCATAAAAAAGTAGCTTCAGCTTTGATTTATCTAAAATCTGATAGAAGGTGCATCCTTCTCATTCTTTAATTCTTTATTTGCACATGCACCCACAAAGTCCATCGATTCATCAATTCATTGATTACTATTCAGGATAAATCAATTATTTTTGTTGATTTTTATGCAGCCATAAAACTCCATCAATTCATCGATTActatttatcaaataaataatttagttttATATGATAAATTTAAATTCATCTCTATTATTTAATGGTCCcacaaataatattcaataatagattgttatataattttagatttttgataaaattgtggataaatttaaatttttgataAGATTTTCATTGAATCACGTAATAACACGTGTCTTGATCTAAATTTGCAGATAGAAAAGTTGTTTATAATAATATCATGATCTTCTGAGTATAGTATCTCAAAATCATTACAATTTATTATCAAAATGAATGCATTGAAAAGATTATTGAGTCAGAGATATATAACAACACAGTCAAGAAGAGTCTGAAATCATGAATACCATGGTCACCGAAGCGGCAATGGTGATGGATTTCATCGACACTTCAGATGAACCACAAGGACGTGGCTCACGGCCTGGAAAATCTCCCAATCATCATAGACAAAGGTTGTCGAGAGGTAAAAATCTCATTGTTTGCTAAGAAACAGGAAACATATCGCAAAGATGTAGAGAGGTGTTTTGGTATCTTGCAATCTCGATGGGCAATTCTTTGCCACGGTGCTCAGATGCATAAGCATTCCACCCTTAGAAGTATCATGATGACTTGCATCATATTGCATAACATGATAGTTGATGATGAAGTGTTGAAGATGAATTTGTGGAGTCAGTATAAGAAGATCTAATGAATCCATCAACATCACGGGTTTATGATGGGTTTATGATGGGCCAGTAGATTGTAATGTAATTAGAATTCCTTTTGTACCAGTACAAAGAGACGGAAGAAATCAACAAGCATTTTGGGATCGTATTGAAAACTTGGAATCAGCTTATGTTCATACAATGTTTCAAAATGATTTGGTAGAGCACAATTGGACAATTGAAGCCAATGAATAGTTGTAGATGTCCAAATACATAATTGTAATTATCCGGAAGGGAGCCAATTAGTACtcattatatatttttatatgtataaatatatgaAAGAAAAGATGAGATTGAGAAGCTAAATTTTTGGGTAAAAATGAACACAAAAGAATTAATATTTAAAACTAGAATAAGTTACCATTATTCGTATATAGCCGTTACTTGATTGAATGTATACAAATATATAGCTGTTATAGTGCTAATAAAGTGAAAAAGAAATGGGCCCCGCTAATTGCTGCCCGTTGGTGAGTCCTTTAAAAATCAATCCTCCTCCTATTGATGAATTGAAGGAGTAGTAATTATTGAGGGCATCAACTAATCTACTAGGCACGGTGAATATGCTTTAACTAAAAATGTTTTGGCAGACAAGTTATATACATTTTCTATTGGTAGATTTGACATTTGCTACTGATTCAGTTGCTTCTGATAATAATTTGTACCCCCTGCAGTTATTATAGATTGAAAACATTGAATAACAGATCTTTAAACTTTCTTCTGATTTACAGACAGATGGTAGGGTTGAGCCTGATTGATTTGCTAGCAGCTAGTGGTTTCCAAAATTCTACCCCTGTCTAACATACTTTTGCATTGTTATTGGAATAATTAAAACCTTAAAACCCTTTTCTTTTAGGAAGTATACACAGCTTTTAAAAGTAAGATTACATCTCAAATGGAACTAACCAGAAACATGAAAGGCTTAAATCAATACTGTTATGATAATAGAGAGTGGACAATTTTGTTTTAAAACAGGCGGACAGGTAATGCAGCTCTAGTGTTATACTTGTACCTTAGAACTTGAAGTTCAGCAGATTCTGATCTATTGTTCAACCATTTATCATCAGCACTACTTAATcatactccctccatcccatttTACTTGTCACGTTTGACTTTGATCCAGTCAAATTGACTAAAATTTGAccaaaatttattaatattatatgattgaacaaaataaaaaaattacatcacCGAAAAATATATTTAATCTACTTCAATATATAACTTTtagttttttgaaaaaaatataagAGCGTTTAATCTTTGGTAAAAAATTGGTCAATTTAATTTCTGTAAAAGGAAATGTGACGACTAAAATGGAATATATGGAGTATCAATTACGAGTAAACAGACTTTCAAAGCATAGCTGTATCACAAAATCCAAGTTTAGCAGAGACGAAGTGTTGAGGGTTCTTGTTACATGGTTACAAAGTCAGTGATGTTTTAACATGATGGAGTTATTTTCTTAAAGAGCAAATGTCAACAATAAACACAATCCTCCATCTCGTAATACAGGTTTGGGTAGCCTTGTAATGCAAGTACAAGGCTGTTTCGTAATAGAAGGGAGGGGGTGATTACGCAAGCATTTTCTAATACAAGGATTTGTTGAACTATGTCTATGATACTAGCTAATGCGACATCATGTCAACAGTGGGATCTGGCGATAAGtatacaacccaaaataaaacagAGCAAACACATACCAATACAGTTATATGACATAATTTGATGCCAAAATGGGTGATATCCTGATAAATTGAAGACAATTTTTAACTGAAACAGGAACACGTCAAAATAGTATTATAGGGCATATAAAACCCCAAGGTTCAAGCTCACAAACTATTTAAATTAAAAGAAAGAAGTACTTTGCATAGCAACATGCCAACATCTTTCACTTAAAAGAGAAACAGACCTAACAAATAACAACGATAACAATCTGTTTCTATTGTTTAAGCTCAGCTTTCTTTTTCTGCCAAAGACGATCTACAGCACTGTCAGCATCTCCCTGTACAGAAAATAACACAGATATATATTACTCAGCTGCATCAATTCATGAAAAGCATACAAGTGACCTTTATTCAATATTGCAAACAGGCTATATGTTACGAACCTTCCTAAATTTCAAACAATTAATCTCTTAATCCCACCCAACCCCGTAGCCAAACTTTAACAACCAACATATACATTCCTCAAAACCTTCTATAATTGCAAATGCCAAAAAGAGGGTGATTTAAAACATCATGCACACGATACATGTCAACCATTTGCTCGGTACCGCTTGCAAAGTAAAAACTTTATTGCACTACTCTATTACAGGAGAACATCCAGGCTAAGACATATCAATAATTAAACTGAATATTCAGTCGCTACACATCTCACTACTAGAACTATTTTCCTACCAGCATATTGAAACTCATCAGACCGATAGAAATCAATGCAGATGTACTAACCCAAACTTCAATACACACAATAGTAAGGCAATCAAAAACCAATTTAAATAATATTGCAAATTCAACCAACATACGTTACCAGGTTACCAGGTAAATGTGTCTAAACCTTACTCCTACCTAAAAAAAGATAAGCCGAACACCCAAGACCTCTTCACAAAGCAACAGACACAATGAAAATACAATGTAAACAAATCACGACAACTACTAATATACGACCCTACTCTATTCTACAATAGGATAACAACCATGCTAAGGCATTTCAAGAATCAAATCGAATATATACACTTGCTACACAATTTTATCACCGCAGCAATTTTCCCCCTTCCGTAAACTAAAACTCGTTACATAGATCACACATCAAACCAATACAATACAGAAAACTAAAAAACCTTTCATAAATCAACTCAACGTACTAACTCAACCTCCAATAATCAACTACGCAATCAAAATATCCCAAATTTAAACATTCTACGAAACGAGGTAAATGCAATTAAACTACTAACAATCAATTACAAAAACTACTACTAAACACAATCATAAAATACACAAATATTAATTTACGCAAACACGAAAAGCAAATAACCTGAGCACGGACGAAACCGCAAAGAGCGAAAGTGGTGAAACCGCCAGTATAAACACCCCTCTCATCCAAATGACCCACATTAATCTGAACAGAAGCGTGGTCTTTCGAAGTGATCAAACGGTTAGTTGCTGAGCTGTAATCcaaataacaataataataatatttaatcatAATCACAATTCACATAACCATAACAAACCAAAAAAATCAACAATTAAAACAAgcaaaaatataaattaaaatgtTTAAATTACCATTTTCTGGGGATGTAGAGATCCATGTTTTGTCCCTCATCGTTCATCATCTTGCCTGGTTTTTAGATTTCTACTCTCACAACTGTAAACAAAATAAGCatttaaatcaaaattaaaatcaaaatatagAAAAATGATTATAAGGTATGAATAGGATAATATACTTACAAAAGTTTGTGTGTATAGGTAGCGAAAGAAGATGAGATTGGAGGCGCTGTGAAAATAAGTGCGAGAGTGAGGGGGTTATATGAAGCAAAACAAAAACCCTAGATTTTTGTTTGCGATGGACGGCTTAGATTGATCGGTCAAGGCCCAAAGTTTGCATCGATCCGGTTTGTTAAGCCCATTTGAGTTATTTACCGGATTCTTAACATTGGGCACAGCGGCGGATCGGCACGCATATCAAGAATACCGTGAAATATATTTTCTTAAATAactttaaatattttttaaaataaaaatatattgtttaaacttttataaataaaaaaattaaaaataaattatagaactatattttatagtaaccttaaaatgcgtgtcaagtATAGGGAAAAAGTATGCAAAAAATTCagggggacggagggagtagtattATAACTAAAATTTTGTAACTCTGAAATTTAATTATTACGAGCCTAAAACTCGTGCAATATAcggattatttttaatattacatattttttttagtttaatctaaagtaaaaattttaagctatgaaacttatttatttgaaattttaataatatgatttgataatacTTATTAATATACACATAGGTGTATAAGTTAGTTATACTACagttataaaaaaataatatagtgattgaaatttatatttttattgatatttataggtGTGTTTACGAAGGAATgttatatttaattaaaaggtAAATTTTAGCTCATATCAATAGTATACGAATTGTCATTAGTCTGTTAACCGACaaaatccaactaactatattCAGATTTATGTTAGTTTAATATATTTAAACCCAAATCAATGGTACAATTTTCTGTGTCAATGGCAACAAAATTATGTTAGTTTGAAACCCGTTATATGAACCAAATATAACTAATTATACttaacattttatttaattttattttagtatggggtgattattattttatattagaCCGAATGGATAATATGTATTGTTTTGTTTTAGTTTGATGATATTATATCGACCCCACAAATTTCCTTCAAACTTTTATTTTGTTGTAGTTCGGTCCAATAATATAACGTTTTTAGCCGAACCAATAATATTTACTATTTTACTTTAGTTTGATTCTTCAAATCCAACTAaccaataatatttattattttactTTAGTTTGATTTttcaaatccaactaattatatgcagtcattttaattatttattaaaattggataaatagtataattttgtttagcccgccgggtgaattttatatattattttgttttaacaaAACCATTGGACATATTATAATTCTGTTATGAATATTTATCAATTTATGAGAGTGTTTTATTATATTACCATAGTTACGGTGAACAGCCCGACTACCCACCAAACTTTTATTGTTTCGTCTTTAATAAAATAGTATAGACGAGTTCAAACCCTCTCATATGCACAGATCACCCcgatatttttaatattatataattttttaaaaattattttaaattgaattaaattttaaatggtatgacttcatgataattatattaatattcgtatgtgttaataattttttagaacacttaaacttatttaaagtagTAGTCTCAGTACTAGGAAAAATTTATTACTATAccgagtttattattttatcgagggtaaaaatataatgcCTTAATTATGTTGCgaccttaaaaaatattattgataATTATATGTGTGTTTAAAAGAAAATACTTATTTTTTCATTAAAATTTGGTTTTTACTTTAGATTAATAGGATAGGAATTATACTTAGTTTAATATTAATTTAGTAGAATGtattgactttaatatcaattataatgatatagagtttgatataaatataatttaaattggTAAGCAGTAGATAAAGTTCACTTttatatcaattagaattagaactAACCGATCAAACAATTAGAACTAAAATAATTAAGTATGGGTGATTAAGTAATTTCAATAAgtaccgaccgactaccaaacttgtaatgtttcgtctattataatataatataaatagtaTAGATGACTAAGATTATTTGAGTTCTGATTATGTAAAATTTGAATTATAATCCATTTTAAATATGTTATCTAACTGGATTAAATCAGGAATTCCGAGAATTGAGAACTAATATTAAACAACAACAAGAGCTTGAAGAATCTGGACTTAGGGTACATTTGATATTGTTGCTATAAATATCAAGtttttttgttgaaaaatagttATTGGATTATTTGATAAAATTCAAAAACGGTAAATTAAAAAGCGGCTTTTCTTAAAAGTACTTTTGGCATAAAAGCTTATGCGGGTAGAATAAGCATAATACTTTGATAACAAAGCTATAAATATATCTAATAACATGCATTTTTTTGAAGtatgttgtacaagacatgcatgtactataacaagactaagtcaaattgacagcgctaagtaagttgtatgataatctaagtttgcatttttgtattgtattacttgattttgtaaaaatgtaaatagaatAGACTtgagtatttttctataaatagtcacaagcctaagaataaactctggaagacGATCATGAAGATCATtcctcagagaaagtgtgaagaaacttaaagttgaataaatctgttttgagaaaaatattctaagttaagaaatctacaagtcacaaattaaatcgtatagagaagtcactcaagaactctataatgacttatcgacagGTCAAAAATAGCTTgtatagagcctttccaaagaaatctcactcagatctctcgcttctcttatggcagtgattctatgtcCAGGATGAGTTGACAgagttaaaaggaactttttgttgacctccctgaatgaataatattttccatttatgttcaggttgttgatcaatgcattgtacctctcaaacacttcagtaatttcttcacctggattggatttaaaatgttcatacttagaggttaggatctctaacttgttctccctaatttcctttgtgccttcattaatcaccacaatagtttcccatatgtgtttggaatttttacagttcatcacacgtctgttcatcaagggatcaagggaatcaactaaaattaattgaaggctgacatccaaggagacttcttccttttcagcaagAGTAAAATCCCCgggctcttttgcataggttctagctttggtaattacaacatcatcttctataacctccggttcaataaccatcggaatttttggacccttctttaacaagttcagatatttgggatttgcaacttgtaaaaacaagagcatcttcttccacataatataattttctttatcaaatagtggaattttaacggttccaactttttgtgaagtcattatgaatttttgaataaataaaaattcaaggagttgaaaaatcacaaaagtctaggatcttgatttgttcgttaatcagaaggttcggataccaattgttaggtcccaatatgtttgtagaagggggttgaatacaaactataccgtttaatcgaatttaatgcggaataaaaaagtgaaacaaaattcaagttaaataaaactattattaaacttgaaaggtgttacaacaacggtatcgattacaagggattaatctcaaatagattatcacaaatttagaataaattcgacatgaactttttctatttttgcaataaaaaggatcaaatgctagaagtaatttgagattaaattctagggattttgatccgctagatagttacacaagaacaagagaatgatttctagtggtttgaatttaattttaataaCTAGAAATTAATGATTTGAATATGCAGCAGTTGACAGATGATATGAAAGGAtacaacaagtgtttggctctacaactatAAAATctttatctgtgaaacatagcacaaaagttgagccaatcattatggagcaaaagccagtaaggaggaataaggttggagaaacttcttcaaGGAACCTAAAACCCATGGTACTCAatccaaccactagattcaacaaggactctacaaagaaccctttAAATTTTGCTaaactaaaagaagtggatttcctcttccaaagccaAATGAAGACAAAATTTTGGGGGGTAACATCATAAAGTACAAAGAGACCAAGGATtcagtggaaagaatgaatatggctgttatctatagagagggaaagagaatCTGTGTGATTCAAgaacatcccaaattctcaatagccaagaaggaagagatcatgaggttaaagaaagaagctaaAAAGCAGGCAGCTGACAAAAGAGCTCATGCAAAGgctgaaaaacagctaaagtcaaatCAACTTGAAGGagagaagaaagaaattgaagacaagagtgaagacaAGACTGAAAACGTAAATGAGGATATTGGGAATCTGCCGTGTGAaagtgtggaggaaagaagtgaggaaagaagGGAATGGCggaagggaaacagaagaaatgTCAAGGAACaaagaaggagtgaagataacactgaggcaacccaatcaaaatctaaaccactaccttctatcCCTGAACCTGTTATTGCTGACCCCAacataaatatccatggtgaaccaatcatccctaaagagaaacccattgattgggacaccatcaaattgcctaccttcttaactactcttccaccatcaaagaaactgaaaagaaaatccaaatcaacacctccctCAACCTCAGtgaaattcactcagaaacataaacctaagcctaagcctcaaacctcaaaggatgattatgttcacatttgtgacataaaagaatgcACATAtattgaactctacctggatgagctggaggaagtgaggggaatagatgcctacagacagctaccggaaaggctagtgttcaagtataaaggtgGAAATGAAAGGACTTGGCCACTTCATAGAATTCTGAATGAGGgttattctaccttgattagagtctactcagctataaaaagggacactggtttcaccagaactgccaagactgagattctcaacaagattgccagcataatgAAGACTTGGAGGGAGCCAAATTCTTTGCCTAGAACATTATTCATCCCAGAGCATGGAatcacaattcataaatcacctcattggttgatggagttcagggacaataaaggagtcaggagatttttcagacttgaagaccaacttaagattgccagcaatgaaactctcaaggatatgcaatctaagttggatatcagtgatgaagatgaaactgaattctatagacaactccaactccaagttgaggaaaatgacaggaggctaggaaagaaaacaagggaacaaaggaaaagaagatgatttgctcaggctaaaggagcacccttggaaacactgtaaatcttcaattctgtctcagtacatacatttttgcagcacttctgtatttctacttagtttcaactcatataattgttaagtattttgttatcgtcaagttaaccctgaatttatgcctacaattcttatagacataaatagggggagattgttaggaatatatgtgcattagtttgatgataagttaaacaaaatacttaagtggaaatctagtgtttgtagcctcaacggataagatcactttggctatccgttgatggagtaactttacttagaaataagtttagtattgtagcacatttcagtctctgtaatTGAGTTGTAATTCTCAGAAtttgtaggaaattataagtcaggttgactactagtggatatgcaaataggagggctaattgtaaatatttcataccttgtaattttgtgtaaatgaagtagtatcaactgataaattaaaggtcttcaacggatgaggaacaaagcttcaacggatgtctctaaagcttcaacggataacatccatcaacggatgaatgcatcaacggataaagcttcaactgctaaagcatcaacggatgtctctgaagtttcaacggataaaagcttcaacgaatgtttaattccatagcagttgacagtAACAATTCATAAGTTGActgaggcacatgggttgacagagacagATTGGAATGCGGTAGTCTCTTGGAGGAAttaagaaaaagcagcatttccattctggtgcaaacaaggaagtattcaaagattgaCAAATTATCTCTGATTGCATTGGATATGGAAATGAAGGAGAAACATGTGAAggattatttttttatatataattgtATCTTTGTCCTCACTTgtaaaacttggtgatatataaaccaagttgtagctagtaattaagtgtgaattttccagagctgtttagaaaaacattgagagaaaatcatctagtttgtactaggacgcagctgtgattaattctttgaatcacagattttatgaaataacacatctctggtggaacaacaaatccacctaaaaagtttttaagtctgttgtgttctttacatttgtgtttgaatatatatctgtctgcaccagctcaaagcaattcacacacacttagtcatcaaaacacatagcatttgaaactgctcaaaacttgaaaaagttttgagatttacattcaaccccccttctgtaaatctcattgttagtcccttgggaataacaattggtatcagagcaagctcttaacatacaaagagtttaaagatctattctactaacatcatgagtaagaaggatattggagtgaagattccaatcctggaaag is a window from the Apium graveolens cultivar Ventura chromosome 1, ASM990537v1, whole genome shotgun sequence genome containing:
- the LOC141677804 gene encoding uncharacterized protein LOC141677804, which codes for MATSDSSPSLPPTSPLSEHKENALPINSKIAELTESRTELLSRIQGLKQDLQGWRLKMDTQVKNYQTELSELKKSLNVEVDQLRSEFQELRTTLKQQQEDVTASLKNLDLQDVPGEAKEAEVLKVESNDEKAQDLPTANDDNETKK
- the LOC141677813 gene encoding small ribosomal subunit protein eS21y-like, translated to MMNDEGQNMDLYIPRKCSATNRLITSKDHASVQINVGHLDERGVYTGGFTTFALCGFVRAQGDADSAVDRLWQKKKAELKQ